Proteins from a single region of Nakamurella deserti:
- a CDS encoding alpha/beta hydrolase: protein MPTDAVGTAAISPALARRRRAVRAVVAVGLVTLAGCAAGGVDPARGAPATVAAAPDPGPPDQEVSPGTVTDATAGPDSDLLIDSWQPPADLPATGRVTAAPIPGTVSGFDAGDAWIYLPPAYATVPRPRLPVLVLMAGQPGEPRNWFDGGDVAGTMDAYAATHAGLAPVVVVPDWLGTSGGNPLCVDSPGTGNDWTYLTVDVHDWILDRLQVAPDPARWAVGGLSAGGTCALQLATRDPAAYPTVLAFSAQDHPVLETGDDTLDTMFGGDRAAYDAVDPMALLADGTYPASAGFFAAGADDAVYGPQTAAVYAAARDAGMDARYAILPGGHDFSFWSAALALTVPWLGARLGISA, encoded by the coding sequence GTGCCCACCGATGCCGTCGGGACCGCCGCGATCTCACCGGCGCTGGCCCGCCGTCGGCGTGCCGTGCGCGCGGTCGTCGCGGTCGGGCTGGTGACGCTCGCCGGGTGCGCCGCCGGCGGGGTCGACCCCGCTCGCGGCGCCCCGGCCACCGTGGCCGCCGCACCCGACCCCGGACCGCCCGACCAGGAGGTCTCCCCCGGCACCGTCACCGACGCAACGGCCGGCCCCGACAGTGACCTCTTGATCGACTCGTGGCAACCACCCGCCGACCTCCCGGCCACCGGCCGGGTGACCGCGGCGCCGATCCCGGGCACGGTGTCCGGGTTCGACGCAGGCGACGCCTGGATCTACCTGCCGCCGGCGTACGCGACCGTGCCGCGGCCCCGCTTGCCCGTCCTGGTCCTGATGGCCGGGCAACCCGGCGAGCCCCGCAACTGGTTCGACGGCGGCGACGTCGCCGGGACGATGGACGCCTACGCCGCGACGCACGCCGGGCTCGCGCCGGTGGTCGTGGTCCCGGACTGGCTCGGCACGTCCGGCGGGAACCCGCTGTGCGTGGATTCGCCGGGCACCGGCAACGACTGGACCTATCTCACCGTCGACGTCCACGACTGGATCCTGGACCGGCTGCAGGTCGCTCCCGACCCGGCCCGCTGGGCGGTGGGCGGGTTGTCCGCCGGCGGCACCTGCGCGCTGCAGCTGGCGACCCGCGACCCGGCCGCCTACCCGACCGTGCTGGCCTTCTCCGCGCAGGACCATCCCGTGCTCGAGACCGGCGACGACACGCTGGACACCATGTTCGGTGGGGACCGGGCCGCCTACGACGCCGTCGATCCGATGGCGCTGCTGGCCGACGGCACCTACCCCGCCAGTGCCGGCTTCTTCGCCGCGGGCGCCGACGACGCCGTCTACGGACCGCAGACGGCGGCGGTCTACGCAGCGGCCCGGGACGCCGGGATGGACGCGCGATACGCGATCCTGCCCGGCGGCCACGACTTCTCGTTCTGGTCGGCCGCGCTGGCGCTGACCGTCCCGTGGCTCGGTGCCCGGTTGGGGATCAGCGCGTGA